A segment of the Arachis hypogaea cultivar Tifrunner chromosome 5, arahy.Tifrunner.gnm2.J5K5, whole genome shotgun sequence genome:
ttttctaagatacctacccttcaataattttttaattattaaattgtgattttaccaaaatttttgttaacaattatttttatattttactattaattttttgatatcaatatatattattttaacattaaataaaaaaatcttaccactgttaatatgtataacaattaatatatattgatattgaaaaataattttactaaaatttttttatttaatattaaaataatatatatagatataaaaaaattaataataaaatataaaaaaattgttaacaaaaattttggtaaaattataatttaataattaaaaaattattgaaggatattttagaaaaaaatataattattaatttttttaaaaatacaatttaatcaataaaagaataatttattaaagggtattttggtaagcaaaatttaatgataaaaaattaaatttttgttaatggtattttttaaaaaaacaatttattttttcttaaaatatgaataaaattaacattaattaacacaaaaagtttaaaatggattaaaatttttttttaagttaaaaaagagaagaatatacatttataaaataaaaaaaaagtgtcattttaacatctcacaaaaaaaaaaaaagagaaatgaaattttctctaaattaaattgatattttgTAAGTGTGATATAAACAAATCCTATGTTCACTTGTGAGTTGTGTCATTTCGCACTTGTAATGTAAGGGCTTGGTTTTATTAAGTGGCAATATTTATTCGGTATCCACATTGATAACAAAATGCTTGTGGCTTTTATCAGATGCCACATTTGTCAGCCACCTCCTCCTCTTGATTTGCCCAATCCAACCATTTGAACCACAACAAAAACAACCTATAACCCAGCAACTAGGGGCATGGTCCAGCCCGGTTTGAAGATCTGGCTCGGGTCTAAATATTTTatggactaatttggtgtgattttactgGGCCTAGAGTTTggtaaagattttaaaaatagatcTTGTCATTATTTCGGATCGGGTTCGGGTCATTCGAAATCGGCCCGGTAGTccgatcatcatacacaattaatattttgtgtattAGTGatagatgatggctattcttatgtagaATTTACGTAatgtaaactttaatattttgtgttattagttattataagactataagttaatgttttatgtttaaaatgcataaaattttaaactaattaatgcataatattgtgttatttgtattgatttaaatatttcatgttattagacaatattagtattgattatggttatgttttaattttagaagagagttggttattgttatatttttctaagtgaattttaccatatcaaataatagttggagtcttgaaaatttggatattttcacatgctaacttataagaaggtatcaaggtaatgtaatgttaatggTTCGATTTTTACCCGATTTTTATCCGATATAATCGTGACCCGAAAATGTATAGATTTCATCGAGTTTAGGGTTGGATTCGAGTCTAATAAATAGGttcggtatatatttcgggtcggatcTAAATCACATCAAACTCAATTTCACCCGACTCATATACACCCCTAAAAGCCATGCAGCCCAAAAAGTTTTCTAATGTTTTGTTTGGATGGTATGTTGGTAAATAATGAtaggaaataaataaataatagtcaACTTATTCATCCGTTTAAATAagtgtcaaaaatttaaattttattttatgtatgtaACAATTTAATAGTCCACGATAGATTTACGACGGATTAGTTTTTAATCAAGAACGTAGGCAACTAAATTAACTCGCTTGATTTAATCGAATAACCAATTCACTAAtctacttaaataaatataaaaaatttaaattatattttatatacacaataatttaaataacgataaatatttaaataaaattcgcATTCGTAATGAATTAGTTCTTAATCCCATCGAACTGAAAAATATCATGGTAAATATGAAGTGGAAGCGTGTATGGTGGCCCACTCTTCCAATTCATAAGTATTGCGAAGAATTTCTCAATGTAGAGTTATATGGTGAGTGAGAATCCGTTGTTTTTGGAGAAAGGTACTTTATAGCACTTGTTTATAACCGAATTTTCTTTCTTGTCTTGGAAGCGAATCTTCGTTGAATTCAATGAACTTATTACTTTCACgagtaaaaatattatatattgaagTTCATTTGAAAAAATAGATTAACAAAATCTTTTTATACACCGACTTTGAATTTATGAGGTGTGGTCTCTTTTCAAGGGAGCAATCATTGTTCATCCCATTTGAGTTTGGAGGCTAAGAGACAATGCATGCCTTTGGCACCACGTCATTGGATCCGAATCTCTTCATGAAACTAACAAACAATATATAGAATccatctttaaaaaataaaataaaataactatttagtaaaaatatttttatctaataaaaataaagatttaactaacaaatattttaaagatatatGATAAAgttatcaattaaattttttttatagaaatactacaaaatttaaatttttaatatatttattatgtatttattaaaataaattatttaaaactttttattattaataacttTAACTTGTGTTTTTTAGAATACAAATTAATTAGAtcctaaaaataatttaaaatacttaaataatttaatttatttaattaaattatttaatataatatatatttgttCGTACTTgatataagatttttaaattaataagttATTGAGATTCTAATCTGTAGTAAATTGAAATTAGGCCGGAAAGACAATTTGTGAACACACTTCGATCCTTAAATTAGTAGTGCTTTAGAcgataattttgtttaattgtaTATTACATGctcaatttttttcatttattacaCTTTTTcgataattatttttagatatttattatttttaatgtattgctTTAATGTCATAAATTAACAATGTTTCgagttattaaatttatatttttaaatgatatatttATTAAACTTCATTAAACTAGTAACGTAATAGACTTGTTTAATCGATATTATGAAACAATGATTCTtatctaaaataatattaatattttaattattattttcatatgaaaatatcTATCTTTTAAAAGCTATATATGAAAAGAAAATCTTGTTTGGTACATGTATATATTAGTCTTCTTAAGTGTATGCTAGATTGCTAGTTGACCCACGCCACAATGATGTGCCATCATTTATGTGAAGCGATATCTGTATATGCACATTTCAATATAATACCTTTTTGGCAATCCATGTTCAGACTTCAGATATATGGAACTTATGGAATGAAATATGAACCAACACGGATGCTTTACAACTTCAATAATTAATTTCTGACTTCTATATAtgctatgattttttttttttcgtcatACTTGTGATACCCCATACTATTACCTCATTCTAAGCTAAAAGTCCACCAAATGATAACCCTCGAGCAAATGTAAAAGTATTCAATAATTAACACAACTTATAGCTTgtgttttagttgtaatttttattttcaacatATACATTTAATAATCATGCACAAAATGTGTCATATTAGTCAACATATTTAACTTCATTTATCATTGATTCAAAATTTCCATAAATACAAATGTTTAATTAGATCATAATATACAATTCTTTTATAGTAGTGTGGATAGCAACTAAACTCAATACACACACgcaatatactaaaaataatcaaccattacatatttttatataaaaacatacgttatatatatatatggcaatttactataataaataaaatgaaaaccaattttatcaaaatgcacaaaatgaaaaatagataCTAAAATGCATTTTTTTCATAATCTATGTAAACTGCGGCAGGAGTTCCGCAATTTATAGAATACACGTAATTCGCTATAGGGGTGTCGCGGTTTACGTGTGGACGTGAATTGTGCATAAACCGTGAGaagggtgtagcggtttatgcattACTATAAATACGCTGAATGGGTCTCGTGAATTACATTTGTGCTGAAAGAAAAagtattctagagagagaagtagtGGTTTTCTAGAGaatggaaaagagaaaaaagtGTGGTTAAGTAGTTGAGTTGAGATCGGAGTCGAGACCATAGCGGAGACACACAGTCTATACAGGCTCAACGGCGTTGCGCACGTGGTTGGGGGCATAAACGAAGAGGTTAGCattataatttttagttaatgtattttatataatattgttCGTATTTTTCGTTGTTTTGGTTATTTTTAGTTTTGTTATTGTTAGTTAATgtatttaaatttagatttaaattattattttaatcaaaaaatatggtatttaaattattattttaatcgtTTATGTCTTTCATTAAATTTGGTGATTAGAAAATAGGAAGTGTTTATTACcagtttaaactttaaaattgTAGCTATGTGGTAGATGATTATAAATTACTGTTGGATTTTTTATATGTTTAGTTTATTATGTGACATGCTCCAGCCGACTAGGTGTATATATAGTGTTCGGAGGTAGCAGAACATGCCTCTGCATGACAGGATTGTATCATATTTGGAGAGGGCGGATTTGTACCACCTGGCGAGGCTCAATGCCAGGTGGTTCTGGTTGGAGGAGCCCTTAGTTAGTGCTTTCATTGAGAGGTGACGTCCTGAAACACATACCTTTCATATGCCCTTTGGAGAGTGCACTATCACGCTGCAGGATGTAGCATACCAGTTGGGACTACCCGTGGATGGTTTACCTATATCTGGGTGCCTTAATGATTTTCACCGAGGAGCACAGTCGGTTATGGCATGCATGTACTTTCTTGATATACTTCGCCGTCATTGAGTGGCACCAGGTGGATAGGGTGCTGCCACAGCTAGGTGGCGTTCAGCACGAGCCTGAGCCAGCCTCGAACATTGATTTGCTCCATGCCAATGATGGGAGGGGTGGAGACAGATGGTTCCCGAGCTACTACCAGCTATGACACCTTAGTTGGCAGAACAGGGTCGATGCTGTCCTGAGTATCCCCCGGGTGCTTGATCCCGGGCCGTCCGCAGACTTTCTACAATGGTGGTACAGAGTTGCACTTAGGTTTCTGTCACCAAATTCCTTGATTGCCGATCCTAGGGCCGAAGAAATCTCACATGATGTTGTTCAGAGGGGGTCATCACAGGCTCCTTCGAGGGTGCCCATGCCAGACGTGCCAATTGACAGGCGTGTTGAGCGGCGATGATGTGTTGGTACCCGAGCTACAAACCAGGAGTGACGATGGCTGGATGACATGATCCAGGATGACAGATCCAGCGGCGATGGAGTCGGACATGCCGATCACCGTGTCCGGCGTGGCCGTCCTCAGCGTCGGGGTGGTTCATCAGGGGGGACATCTGCTGGTCTTGGTGATAGACTCGCTGAGCATGCAAGGGCGGAGACCCAGGAGGTTCTTCTTACACATGTTTCTAGCTCCTCCCAGATATACCATGACATCCATGGCCAGATGTATGATGACCTGGCGGGTCCAACTTTCATGATGGATATGGACCACGAGGTTGGAAGTTCACAGTTCTATTCCGACTTTGCAGATCTCATTCGGGATGACCCTCCACATTTTCAGCACCAGACCCCACAGAATCAGGTGCCTGAGACCCAGCCCCAGATGGACGTTGCGCAGGGATACCGCCCAGATATGGATGATATGCAGTGGTACTAGCCGCAGATATCTGACCCTCATGGATTCCAGCCCCAACTACATGTAGACCTGAATGAGCCTGTTGGGAGTCCGTATGACAGTTGGTTGGGCATGGGAGGGACGCCTGCATCTGCATATGGCGTGGGCATGCCGGTTGATCCTTCAGCACAGCAGCGTCAGAGGTCCGCCAAAGTGAGACGGGCCGCTCGATGTGGTACAGGGTCGCATCTCCTGGGCGCATTTGGACATGACTCTGACGACTAAGATGAGGACAGGCAGGAGCCGTAGCTTACTATTTTATGTTTCCATTGATGATACTTATGTATGTCGGTTTTACCATGTACTTTTGTATTATATGTGTTTgtatttagtttatttccattaaatTAGGTGTATCTAATGTATGTTTTTTGTTAACCATACactttgttttatgtttatataaattGTATACTaatgcataaaccgctacaccccTCTCGCGGTTTATGCACAATTCACGCCCACACGTAAACCGCGACATCCCTATTGTGGTTTATGCTCGCTCCTCTTTACACGTAATCCGCGACACCCCTATAACGAATTACACATATTTTGTAAATCGCGGAACTCCTGACGCAGTttacataaattataaaaaaaatacattttgatATCCATTTTTCATTTTGTGCATTCTAGTAAAATtggtttctattttatttattatagtaaattgtccatatatatatatacaaaaaattaaataccAAGCTAGCTTACTACTCGTATAAATGTatgttaaaaatgagttaaataatgTATAATATGTAgtggtgtatatatataaaaaattctgtcaccaaattaattattcatataaatacacattaaaaatatgtaaaaataatgtatatatgtgtgtgCGCGCATATGTTTTGGCTTATTTTTGGTATcaacttaatttaatttgtataaatttcactaaatttttatctaacaattctCAGATATCAATTTCATGTGAAATTGAatacacctgagtttccaccaatAGTATTTTATGATAAGTGGTGGTAGCTAGTAATGAATACGTGATCTTTGATCACAAATATTTAGAAGCATGCGAATGTGGGTACATTAAAGAAAACCATAGTTGGTAAAATGTGGGCCTATTAGGAGTGCACTTGGTGTGTCGTCTAAGATGAAATGAAACAATATAATCTCTAGAATTACAACAAACCTTTGTGCTCCAACTCACCAATCCACACAGGAACCTCTTTCATGGTGTATCTCTAAAATTTAGTAGAAGATAGAGAATTTAAGCACTAGGGTTAAACCCTTTTTAATGGTGTGTGttgtggaaaagaaaagaaaaggtttgaaTTGCTTTGTGACACAAATTTTCTATTGTATTCTATTTCCATTGTGTCGCTATAAAACATGACCTAATATGTAACGAAAAAATAAAATGCATgcaatataataataatgaccTAATTATGATAAacaatatcatatatatataaaataaaaattatataatgttcGTCGTTAGTACAAACAAGTGGAGAACTTTAATTTCCTTTGCCTACTAAACTCATCTTTctcttgtttctttttcttaaaaagagAACTTCTATTAATCTTTTCTCaacttgttttatttatattttttttcttcaagatAGATAAGGCAATAATAATCAAgtaaattattagtttataagaATAGATTAACGTTGAAagtgtatataatattaattcaTTTTTCCAATTTGTTGAAATCCATGAAAGATATAGCCACTTAAAATAGTCTTTGAATTACTATATTAATGACAAGCATATTGGCAACAACCCAGCAAAACAAATAGCTATATAGATATGCAAAATCTTAGGGCACCATCACAATAGTGGATGGATAAAGGGACCAAATTTAGTGACACATACATAGCCCACTTATAAtcaaatcaagttttgataagtTCTATTCCAAGGATGAAGATACCAATTTTTTTGGGGGTCAAAGAAGGAATTAAATTCCCGAGGACCGTAAGCTCTAACGAGTGGCAACACTAGCTTTTGAGTGTTCCATTCATTCTTGATTATATTATAGGAAGAATTTTAAGTGTATCGAAAATATCAGTGTTCCAATTGTTTTAactgttgatctgaattataaaaaatatatataatatatattaattgaaatcaacggttaaaacaactgaaatACCGTTGTTTTTcgatacatttaaaattttttctatacTATATAGGTTTTTCATGAccgaaaaaaaatactatataatttTTGTTGAAAGGATTTTTTAGGCATTTTCAATGACAATTACAAAAGTCATGATTTATTTATGGATACAAGCATgtctatgtttttttttaaaaatggttGACTCTTGTCCTACACTAGGAATAAGAAAATACCTCACTCCGGTgttcttaatatttttaaataagtcAAGCTATCCAACACCACAATTATATGTAGAAATCACTAACCTACTTgctagtaaaaattaaaaaaaatctcattctattattattattttgaaaaagtcattttaaaatttttcataattttttagtgttttaataATTTTGACTACTAAatccattttttaaaatataatatcaactttttcttaattaatttatgAGTGTTTCAGAATATtcatagataaaaataataattacttttattttctaaaaaagttCAAGCAATCCAAGGTCACAATCATATTTACCAGTAACAAACTTGCTGGTAAAAATTTAGCATACTGCGTTTTAGGCTTAGCATAATAGTATGAAATTAACATGGGTCTAGTTAGGTACCAGATATGAATATGATACATgttacaatataaataataataaagggGACATAGTTTCCACACAGAAGTAAGATTTGATTCGCTGCAAAGACTTTAGAATATTATCTTACATTGAAAAATTGATGAGAGGCTGTGTGGTACACATTCAAAAGGGATTAGATAAGTTGGTTCTCCAATAATGCTTTACCCTTCCCAAACCCCTTAAAAAGATTATTATTAAGCATATCTAACAGCAAATTATATTATTCCATAGGCCATAGGGCACTAACTATGCCCATACCCTAATTCCCCAAATGTGAATCACGTATAGGTGAAGTCCAAGAGTTGCTTGGTCCACCACTGATATGATCCTCCCTCCAATGTCAATTTTCGTTTCAGATTGTGACATGTGGAGATGCTTGCTTAAATTATAGATGCACTAATGATAGATATGATTACAATTTATATCttctagaaaattcattttgcTCTTACGTAATATGATAAAGATGTCACACAATTAAAAAACAAAAGTAGAGCTTATCTTCAGAAAATGTGAACCATTTGGAACCCTTGTTACTTACGGTGGAAAAGTAAGTTTAAGTAAAGGAAAATACAATTTAGTATTTGTTTTGCAAACCTAAATGTCACATAATCTTATTATTTATGTCATTGTCTCAACTGATATAGAAGGAAGGAGCCAGTAAGGATCAAATGAGTGTTTAAATCATCATCAATATCACACTGCAAAATATCACATCAGAAAATGTTGAATAAATAAGATTAGGTGAAAAAAGAGTAGCCAAAGATAGTTAACAATAAAGTTAAAGATCAAAGTGCAAAAATATCGCACTAGAAAAAGCAATGTATTAAGATTAGGTGACAATAAATCTCGTATTTATATCAATCTGAGTAGATCCAAATACTGAAAATAACATGAGAAAATGATGTGTAACTACCTTAAGTGATAATGAAAGTACAAACTAATTAGGGCTGATTTTCCAGCACTCAGCTGTGCAATATCTTCCAATGTTCTAAGCACATTGAAATTGGAGTAGAAACTAAAGGTAGCATAATATTCCTCGTTCCACAGAAAGTGAAAGTGGTATGATACTATAAACGCACTTTGGAAACAACTTATGCCAACAAAGGATACATGCAGCTCAGAATCAAATGTAAACTTCATTAAAATTTCTAACATTCATCCCTAAACATTAGTGAATTTTTTTTCATGCCACAAGAGAAATAAATACAATAGCCACACTTTACACATGTACATGAATACACTAAAAGCAACAAATGATATGTTTATGTTCTCAACTTCTCATGTTCTCTCCGAGAAAAAAGTAGGTAATGGAAAGCTGACATAAGctttacataaaattaaattcaactaaTCTTCGCATAATTACTTGGAACTTTTGGCCTTAAATTCCTCAGCTGCAGCTTTAAGACCAGTTTTGGCGAGGGAGGTAGGTTTAAGAGCACTCTTAGGGTTAAGAGCTTTCCTAATCTTGACAGCAGCCCAAGCAGCACTCAAAGCATGACCAGCAGCACCAAGCCCTTCCTTTGTCGCCTCAGCAGCCTGATCTCCATATCTGCAGTATAAAAATGTCCAATATCACTTCCGAACTGTTAGAGAACGAATGGAAATTCAACCACACATCTAATgtcaatgaaaataaaacaccAAAAAGATTTCCTAGAATGGATGTCGTTCTCTAAGTTGTAAAAGAAATTTCATCTGGACTCACATCagaaaggaaatcaaggaaagaaTTTTGCCTATAACAATTTAACAATACACCAAAATGCAatccttatataattttaaagCTCTGCTGGTTTCTTTTGTTGgtaattttcttataaaattaCACCAAATTCAATGCAATCCTTGAGCTCTGGGTATTTGATGCAGGATTTTACATGCCACAGTGAAATTACTGGTGTACTATATGCCCCCATAATATCATAACAGTAGAATAGCCAGAGAGCATGAGCTTTTAAGTTTAGGAAATACAGATGATACAATCAACATATTAAAATCCTAATAATATACCTATTTTATGATCTAGAATTCTAGATTATACATCAAAGAAACTTTACCTATGATTGACAAGCTCAGTTGTTACATCGGATGATGTTGACATTACATTTCTTCCAGCTACTTCGACAGCATCACACACTTTATCTGTttacaagaaaacaaaaacacaaaacagTATGTAAATTTGGAAATTCAAACTTTTCCAGGATAGATCTATCACAGGAAAAATTAGCAGTGTAATAGTAGTTAGGTTGGTAAAATATGAAGTACCAACAGAATCATCGCCAGTTGATcttaaaattactaatataaaattgtGCAGCCAGATAAATATAAATGATTACAGACAAACAGATTTATGGCAAGGCTGGAAAGCCCTAACAATACCTAAATGCAGATCAAGGAgattagatgaaaagcaaatgaTTACGGGAATAAAAAAAGGGCAGCCCCGTGCAAAACATCCTGCATTACACAAGGTCCATGAAAGGACCGCACCCAAATGGGAGAATGTAAAACATCTAACCCAATGCAGACATCAGTGGTTGATTGACTTGAACCTGTGACCTTCATATCACATGCCGGCATCTCCACAATTTCTCTAATGTTCTCTTTCAAATGCTTAAGGGCTTATTTGGGTGaacttttaagaaaagatcttatagaaaagtaaaagtaattttatgtttggataactcatgcaaaaagatctttttattttatcaattatatttgggtataaccatataaaaatagttttttgtttatttgttatgtgaaaaacatctttcttttaaagaaaaaagatcttttaaaaaaagatgtaaattgtaacttttcaaaaaatatgttttttttttttaatttttctagtacttttacttttactactaaaaatttaccaaacacgctaaaaaataaaaaaaagatcttttttcgttgaaaatttttttttatcaacttaatgaTGCCCAAACAAGCACTAAATGATTAATCAAAACTAAAAAATGGCACATAATCTAACTGACTCTGATCTAACAATTCAGCATCATAGACAAAACACCAGCATTCTCAAACTCCAAACAATTAATGTAGTTTACACGTCTCTGTAATCAAATTATAGATTCTGATTGCAAAATAACCCAATGATAAGGGATTGACAAAGTAAACATGAAACAATCATTATGATATTCCAATGGCATCATCCTCTGTTGTAAGCACATATATGAGTGACAAACTCGGTGTAcactaaaatatttttcaatctcATGCTAAACTTCACAACTATTTGAAAACAAATAAGATAACTCTACATCTAAAATATCCTTTAGATGATGCAATATAATTACAAgggtaaaataaatataatacgcAGCCAACAACGTTACACCTAAACAGATTGTAACATTTACCAAAACAACTCCTATATAGGCAAACATCCCATTTCCACCTCATTCAGTTTCTGTTATATTCCTATAAATGTATAACAAATAGAAAGCATGAACTTTGAAGCCCACAAAAAGAAAATTCTTAAGAAGCTAACAGttatatcttattttcttttatttgtccAGAGAAGATAGAGGGTCATCTACTTATTCCCTTCGTCCCATATAGTAACTAGGAAGATATTTCGTGTTTAGCTATAGGATAGAGTGTGCAACTCCAAGCAGCAAGCAATATTTTGCTGATTTTGCTGGTGCATATTGATTAACAATATCAAATACAAGCAACAATGTAACTTTGACTTACTGAATCCATCCAATGATGCAAGCACAACTTCCCCTGGGAGCATGCTGAAGAACTTCTTTCCTGCTTTTGAGTTTGCCAATGAACTGGCGAAGAATCCAGAGACTTTCAGGACACCGGACAGGAACCCATTTGCCACCTTCTCTGTCATTTTACTCACTCTCTTAACCcttaaaagaaaaacagaaaagaaaaagagtgtcAAGTATATAAATAGCTCAAAACtgataaacaagaagaaaagacaagTATAACAACTCTAACTTCTTTGGCTACAAAACATTAGCTAGAAAACAACAATCACAAAAGATTGAGACACTTTAAAATACTACTTTAAATAGCAAGAGATTTAAAAAATGAAACTTTGAGCAAAGAAAGAACAACATTATTACAATAACAAGATCATATAACACCAAACAAACCTTCTAATCCGCTTCATGGTTTCAGGGCTAACTTGAGCCTGCGAGCGAGGGCTCATCCTCTTCTTCATAACCTCGTTCCCCCATTTCAACCTCTCCACAGTCACATCCCCACACCAAAGAATCCCCTTGATCACGTGCCCGGAACCCGCCGCAATCATCCTCGCCGCGGTTCCACTATAATCCTCCACATTTGGGGCCAGCGTGGTCCAATACGCAGCGCTTCGCTCCTCCAACATCTCCTTCTTCTTGGCCGAATCTAAATCCTTTGGCGAAGTCTCCTTCGCCAATGAACCATCTAGAACCTCCCCTTTTTTCTTCGAACTCTCAGAAACCTTCTGCACCGAGAAATTGCTACAGCTCTGCAAAACCGCGTCCAGCTCCCTCAACAATCCCTCTTGCCCCTTCGACGCAATCGTCAACCCATAGCTCAGCAGATCGGAACCGCTCTTATCTTTCCCGCGGCTACGCTGATCTTCTTCGTCGGAATCGGAATCGGATTCGGATCCCTTGGGGGGTCGGAAGGAGAAAAAGTAGTGAGAGTCGTCAACCTTGACGGCGGTTTCGTCCTTGGCGAGGGGCCATTGGATCTCGTCGGCAACGCGGGCGTAAACGGCGACGGCGCTGTCACCCTGCCGGAGGCGGATGATGGAGAAGTCGCCGGAAGCGAGCTCGACGCTGTAGTGGGTGTCGATGAGGTTGAGGATGGCGCCGGGGATCCTGATGAGGACCTCCTCGGTAGCGGCCGGTGGAGCAGACGGCGAATGAACACTGCCATCGCTGCTTCCGGTGTCATTTCGGGGAAATAGGGTTTGGACAAGGTCGCTGAGGTCATCAACGTCAAGGGAAGGGTAGAGAGAACTCTGCTGTTGATAATTAGGTTTTTGGAAGGACGAATTGGCTTCGGGGTTGGAATCGATTACTTCTGGGTAGAGAGAGTTTCTGGGTTTAGGTTTTTGGGAGAGGGAATCCATTGATGAACGAGATCGAAATTCGGAAACTTGTCACTTCAGTAACACTCTCACCCAGGTGTGGATATTCATATT
Coding sequences within it:
- the LOC112800335 gene encoding protein EARLY-RESPONSIVE TO DEHYDRATION 7, chloroplastic-like; its protein translation is MDSLSQKPKPRNSLYPEVIDSNPEANSSFQKPNYQQQSSLYPSLDVDDLSDLVQTLFPRNDTGSSDGSVHSPSAPPAATEEVLIRIPGAILNLIDTHYSVELASGDFSIIRLRQGDSAVAVYARVADEIQWPLAKDETAVKVDDSHYFFSFRPPKGSESDSDSDEEDQRSRGKDKSGSDLLSYGLTIASKGQEGLLRELDAVLQSCSNFSVQKVSESSKKKGEVLDGSLAKETSPKDLDSAKKKEMLEERSAAYWTTLAPNVEDYSGTAARMIAAGSGHVIKGILWCGDVTVERLKWGNEVMKKRMSPRSQAQVSPETMKRIRRVKRVSKMTEKVANGFLSGVLKVSGFFASSLANSKAGKKFFSMLPGEVVLASLDGFNKVCDAVEVAGRNVMSTSSDVTTELVNHRYGDQAAEATKEGLGAAGHALSAAWAAVKIRKALNPKSALKPTSLAKTGLKAAAEEFKAKSSK